One Phycisphaerae bacterium RAS2 DNA window includes the following coding sequences:
- the ccp gene encoding Cytochrome c551 peroxidase precursor, with protein MSRHRCAPAILCFSLATVITVVAIDTATAQPLPPPLQPPPVPLQNPITEPKRVLGKILFWDEQLSSDNTIACGTCHIPGRGGADPRIARHPGNDNILNTPDDKLASPGVIRSDSANRYFRDPVFALLRQITSRAANPSLTAMYAPDLFWDGRARTTFINPQTGVVSIPNGGGLESQAVVPILSSVEMAHDGRTWNEVVNKLNVIEPMILASNLPADVSAVVQSNPTYPDLFAAAFGDPMISAERIGYAIATYERTLLPNDTPFDRFLAGVPNAMTPGQVQGFNALQASPCVICHTAPLYTNNTFQNIGLRPVGEDRGRQDVTGLLADRGRFKVPTLRNVGLKPTFMHNGQFTTLNQVIAFYANGAAQFPDNRSPLLPIGLPPPVVPAVIDFLANGLTDARVANEAFPFDRPRLHSESPQPNPSFIGAGTPGTGGLVPAMIAVSPPNRGNIDFKIGVNGALGGSQAFVAFSASPPVGGQLLNPTLHGPFTLDGAGPGNGFGTWQWPIDAEAVDSCNVYLQWRVTDPAAAGGVALSRIAHLRMIPYLCGGDMNCDGEVNGLDVQGLVEAILDPAAYAANHPDCNAARGDLNADNLVNVQDIAAFVAALGM; from the coding sequence ATGTCGAGGCATCGTTGCGCGCCGGCCATTCTGTGTTTTTCTCTTGCCACCGTAATTACCGTGGTCGCAATCGACACCGCGACGGCCCAGCCGCTGCCGCCGCCGCTTCAACCGCCGCCCGTCCCGCTGCAAAATCCCATCACCGAGCCGAAGCGCGTTCTGGGGAAGATCCTCTTCTGGGATGAGCAGCTCTCGAGCGACAACACCATCGCCTGCGGCACCTGTCACATCCCCGGTCGCGGCGGGGCCGACCCGCGCATCGCACGCCACCCCGGCAACGACAACATTCTGAATACGCCGGACGACAAGCTGGCCTCGCCCGGTGTCATTCGATCCGATTCGGCCAACCGCTATTTCCGTGATCCGGTCTTCGCGCTGCTGCGGCAGATCACCTCGCGCGCTGCCAATCCGTCACTTACCGCCATGTACGCGCCCGACCTCTTCTGGGACGGCCGTGCGCGCACGACGTTCATCAATCCGCAAACCGGCGTCGTGAGCATTCCCAATGGCGGCGGACTGGAGAGCCAGGCCGTCGTGCCGATCCTAAGCAGCGTCGAAATGGCTCACGACGGGCGAACGTGGAACGAGGTCGTCAACAAGCTCAACGTGATCGAGCCGATGATCCTCGCGTCGAACCTGCCGGCAGACGTGTCGGCGGTCGTGCAATCGAATCCGACTTATCCCGATCTGTTTGCCGCGGCATTCGGCGATCCGATGATTTCCGCGGAGCGCATCGGCTACGCGATTGCGACCTACGAGCGAACGCTGCTCCCGAACGATACGCCGTTTGACCGCTTCCTCGCCGGCGTGCCCAACGCGATGACGCCGGGGCAGGTGCAGGGCTTCAATGCGTTGCAGGCCTCGCCTTGCGTCATCTGCCACACGGCGCCGCTTTATACGAACAACACGTTCCAAAACATCGGGCTGCGGCCGGTCGGCGAGGATCGCGGAAGGCAGGACGTCACCGGCCTGCTCGCCGATCGCGGGCGTTTCAAAGTGCCGACCCTGCGAAACGTCGGGTTGAAGCCCACGTTCATGCACAACGGACAGTTCACGACGCTCAACCAGGTGATCGCCTTCTATGCCAATGGTGCGGCACAGTTTCCCGATAACCGCTCGCCGCTGCTGCCGATCGGCCTGCCGCCGCCAGTCGTGCCCGCCGTCATCGATTTTCTCGCGAACGGCCTGACCGACGCGCGCGTGGCGAACGAGGCGTTCCCATTCGACCGACCCCGGCTGCACAGCGAGTCTCCGCAACCCAATCCGTCGTTCATCGGCGCCGGCACGCCCGGAACCGGCGGCCTGGTGCCCGCCATGATCGCGGTCAGTCCGCCCAACCGCGGCAACATTGATTTCAAGATCGGCGTGAACGGAGCGCTGGGCGGGTCGCAGGCGTTTGTCGCGTTCTCCGCGTCCCCGCCGGTCGGCGGGCAGCTACTCAATCCCACGCTGCACGGCCCGTTCACGCTGGATGGCGCAGGTCCCGGCAACGGCTTTGGCACATGGCAATGGCCGATCGACGCCGAAGCGGTCGATTCATGCAATGTCTATTTGCAGTGGCGCGTGACCGATCCCGCCGCGGCAGGCGGCGTGGCGCTGTCGCGCATCGCGCACCTGCGGATGATTCCCTACTTGTGCGGCGGCGACATGAACTGCGACGGCGAGGTGAACGGTCTGGACGTGCAAGGGCTGGTCGAAGCGATCCTCGATCCGGCCGCCTACGCCGCGAATCATCCCGATTGCAATGCGGCGCGCGGCGATTTGAATGCCGACAATCTGGTGAACGTGCAGGATATCGCGGCCTTTGTTGCGGCGCTGGGGATGTAG
- the rtcB gene encoding RNA-splicing ligase RtcB: MSGELLSQLIPTGEATAMLPVKHGSPVTVIGTPAIRETFSDDTLQQAINTRQAPGVVEVVLNPDAHIGYGAPIGCVMASPSHIYPGPVGVDIKCSMSLLQLDLPADAIQTRQTRRAIIDAICERVPTGAGRGQRHVPKSRHVSESLGRNVAVEGASPVVCQALGIPPHWADRCEDSHHVGHDDTRDALAARLDKLLHARAIGNFEEKVRQLGSYGGGNHFGECEIVRVDEGDAARRCAEVFGLRDGHVAFLSHCGSRGLGHNLAMGQFRRLQGKFAEWGIPFPGRDKELCYAPLGTPEANDYLDDMALGANFATVNHMLINSLVLDAFQEIFPGVKGELVYFISHNIARKEIVRNQPMWVMRKGATRAFPANYHALKGTPFESTGHPILLPGDPQRGSAVMVAQPTASLSCYSVNHGAGRMLGRKQAIRTLDQKAIDASFDERDILSNCRTYPKDEAPAAYKDFEEVLRSVKLAGLASEVARLQARFVIKDASDADD; this comes from the coding sequence ATGAGCGGCGAATTGTTGAGCCAATTGATTCCCACCGGCGAAGCGACCGCGATGTTGCCCGTGAAGCACGGATCGCCCGTCACCGTGATCGGCACACCCGCGATCCGCGAGACGTTCTCCGACGACACGCTTCAACAGGCAATCAACACTCGGCAGGCACCCGGTGTGGTCGAGGTCGTGCTGAATCCCGACGCCCACATCGGCTACGGCGCGCCGATCGGCTGCGTCATGGCGTCACCGTCGCACATCTACCCCGGCCCGGTTGGTGTCGACATCAAGTGCAGCATGAGCCTGCTGCAACTGGACCTGCCGGCCGACGCGATCCAGACGCGGCAAACTCGCCGCGCGATCATCGACGCGATCTGCGAGCGCGTGCCGACCGGCGCGGGCCGCGGCCAGCGACATGTGCCAAAGTCGCGGCACGTATCCGAATCGCTGGGGCGAAACGTCGCCGTCGAAGGCGCGTCGCCCGTCGTCTGTCAGGCGCTGGGCATACCGCCGCACTGGGCCGACCGCTGCGAGGACAGCCACCACGTCGGCCACGACGACACGCGCGACGCGCTGGCCGCGCGGCTGGACAAGCTGCTGCATGCCCGCGCGATCGGCAACTTCGAGGAGAAGGTGCGCCAGCTCGGCTCCTACGGCGGCGGCAATCACTTCGGCGAATGCGAGATCGTACGAGTGGACGAGGGCGACGCCGCGCGACGCTGCGCCGAGGTCTTCGGTCTGCGCGACGGGCATGTCGCGTTTCTGTCACACTGCGGCTCGCGCGGCCTGGGGCACAACCTCGCGATGGGGCAGTTCCGCAGGCTGCAGGGCAAGTTCGCCGAATGGGGCATTCCGTTCCCCGGGCGGGACAAGGAGCTGTGCTACGCGCCACTCGGCACGCCCGAGGCGAACGATTACCTCGACGACATGGCCCTGGGCGCGAACTTCGCGACGGTCAACCACATGTTGATCAACTCGCTGGTGCTGGACGCGTTTCAGGAGATTTTCCCCGGCGTGAAAGGCGAACTGGTCTATTTCATCAGTCACAACATCGCGCGGAAGGAAATCGTCCGCAACCAGCCGATGTGGGTCATGCGCAAGGGCGCCACGCGAGCGTTTCCCGCGAACTACCACGCTCTGAAAGGCACGCCGTTTGAATCGACGGGCCACCCGATCCTCCTGCCCGGCGATCCGCAGCGCGGGTCGGCCGTGATGGTCGCGCAGCCGACGGCGTCGCTCTCGTGTTACAGCGTGAATCACGGCGCGGGGCGGATGCTGGGCCGCAAGCAGGCGATTCGAACACTGGATCAAAAGGCAATCGACGCGAGCTTCGATGAGCGCGACATTCTCTCGAACTGTCGAACCTATCCGAAGGACGAAGCCCCGGCGGCGTACAAGGATTTCGAGGAAGTCCTGCGCTCGGTGAAGCTGGCCGGGCTGGCGAGTGAGGTGGCCCGGTTGCAGGCGCGATTTGTCATCAAGGACGCCAGCGACGCGGATGATTGA
- the rpfG_5 gene encoding Cyclic di-GMP phosphodiesterase response regulator RpfG — protein MADDPMLATLPCLIDALHCGALVVDRSRRIVLANVRLADLMGLTVQDLIGRDPRTLCKPLTEGPDHAADFDAAFEMELGLIRADGGIVPARVSGKLIGEQPPLSDFRLVTVIDLTAQKAAEERAREEYVQMSRMSDTVIEQALELKRYSAKLEDRVRQRTEQLREANMEAIYMLAVASEAKDQDTGSHVRRIEAYTRALSLELGLTESTAEQYGYSAILHDVGKMQVPDHILKKPAPLTPEERAQIQEHTVAGERILSRKPFFEIARQIARSHHENWDGSGYPDGLKGDATPQAARIVHLADVYDALVSERVYKPAWTTEKALEAIRGASGKLFDPRTVDAFTRLVEKDRLPRPDASPEPTA, from the coding sequence ATGGCCGACGACCCCATGCTGGCGACACTCCCGTGCCTGATCGACGCGCTGCACTGCGGCGCGCTGGTGGTGGACCGCTCGCGGCGGATCGTCCTGGCCAACGTCCGACTGGCCGACCTGATGGGGCTGACGGTGCAGGATCTCATCGGGCGCGACCCGCGCACGCTTTGCAAGCCGCTGACCGAGGGGCCCGATCACGCGGCTGATTTCGACGCCGCATTCGAAATGGAGCTGGGCCTGATTCGAGCGGACGGCGGTATCGTGCCGGCACGGGTCTCGGGCAAACTGATCGGCGAACAGCCGCCGCTGTCGGATTTTCGCCTCGTGACGGTGATCGATCTGACGGCCCAGAAGGCGGCCGAGGAGCGGGCGCGCGAAGAATACGTACAAATGTCGCGCATGAGCGACACGGTGATCGAGCAGGCTTTGGAGTTGAAGCGCTACTCGGCGAAGCTGGAGGATCGCGTCCGCCAGCGCACCGAGCAGTTGCGCGAGGCGAACATGGAAGCGATCTACATGCTTGCCGTTGCCAGCGAAGCCAAGGATCAGGACACCGGCTCACACGTGCGCCGCATTGAGGCCTACACTCGCGCGTTATCGCTGGAGCTGGGCCTGACCGAGAGCACGGCCGAGCAGTACGGTTACTCGGCGATTCTTCACGACGTGGGCAAGATGCAGGTGCCGGATCACATTCTCAAGAAGCCCGCGCCGCTGACGCCCGAAGAACGTGCCCAGATTCAGGAACACACCGTCGCCGGCGAGCGAATTCTCTCGCGCAAGCCCTTCTTCGAAATCGCCCGGCAGATCGCGCGAAGCCATCACGAGAATTGGGACGGCAGCGGCTACCCCGACGGCCTCAAGGGCGACGCGACGCCGCAGGCCGCGCGGATCGTGCATCTCGCGGACGTGTACGACGCGCTGGTGAGCGAGCGAGTCTATAAACCGGCATGGACCACCGAGAAGGCCCTGGAAGCGATTCGAGGTGCATCGGGCAAGCTCTTTGATCCGCGAACGGTGGACGCGTTCACGCGACTGGTGGAGAAGGATCGCCTCCCCCGCCCTGACGCATCGCCGGAACCCACTGCCTGA
- a CDS encoding MraY-like glycosyltransferase, translated as MKLIVQIPCLNEEATLPATLRDIPRQIPGIDKVEILVIDDGCTDRTVEIARQSGVEHIIQFPGNRGLGHAFAAGIDYCLAHGADIIVNTDGDNQYFGGDIPRLVQPILEGRAHLVIGDREPEKVPHFSFVKKKMQTLGSRVVSHLAGITVPDVPSGFKAYSREAAMRLACSTDFDHTVDHVIQAGRKRLITISVPIRTNEKLRESRLFSNIGVFISRSVGIMVRVYSSYRAMKIFTLAGGATFTLGFLIGLRFLYYFFFTTEHDKHIQSLILSAILLIAGFQMVLTGIVADLINSSRAILEDVSYRLRRVEDHRRSGRE; from the coding sequence ATGAAACTGATTGTCCAGATTCCTTGTCTGAATGAAGAGGCGACGCTGCCGGCGACGCTGCGCGACATTCCGCGCCAAATCCCCGGCATCGACAAGGTCGAAATCCTCGTCATCGACGACGGCTGCACCGACCGGACCGTGGAGATCGCCCGGCAGAGCGGCGTCGAACACATCATTCAATTCCCCGGCAATCGCGGCCTGGGCCATGCGTTCGCCGCGGGGATCGATTACTGCCTCGCACACGGGGCGGACATCATCGTCAACACCGATGGCGACAATCAATACTTCGGCGGTGACATCCCCAGGCTCGTGCAGCCGATTCTTGAGGGCCGCGCGCATCTTGTGATCGGCGACCGCGAGCCGGAGAAAGTGCCGCACTTTTCGTTTGTCAAGAAGAAGATGCAGACGCTCGGCAGCCGCGTGGTCAGCCACCTCGCGGGGATCACCGTGCCTGACGTGCCGAGCGGCTTCAAGGCCTACTCGCGCGAGGCGGCGATGCGGCTCGCCTGTTCGACCGATTTCGATCACACCGTCGATCACGTGATTCAGGCCGGGCGCAAGCGCTTGATCACCATCAGCGTGCCGATTCGCACGAATGAGAAGCTGCGCGAGAGCCGGTTGTTCTCCAACATCGGCGTGTTCATCTCGCGCTCGGTCGGCATCATGGTGCGGGTGTATTCGTCCTACCGGGCGATGAAGATCTTCACGCTCGCCGGCGGCGCGACGTTCACGCTCGGCTTTCTCATTGGATTGCGATTCCTGTATTACTTCTTCTTCACCACGGAACACGACAAGCATATCCAGTCGCTCATCTTGAGCGCGATCCTGCTCATCGCCGGGTTTCAAATGGTGCTCACCGGCATCGTGGCCGATCTCATCAACTCCAGCCGCGCGATTCTGGAGGATGTCTCCTATCGTCTTCGGAGAGTCGAGGACCACCGCCGATCGGGCCGGGAATAG
- the yhdE gene encoding Maf-like protein YhdE, with translation MDPHPSRALVLASTSPRRRQLLAEAGYAFEVTSPRFEEPDDPLPHVTPMMHVESLAYYKARSVAGDYFQQTILSADTLAFHDDTLIGKPSDADDARAILTRLAGTSHQVITGVALLAPASGRRLLQHDVSVIHMRPLTTRQIDEYIDTGEWRGKAGAYGIQDHGDEFVERYEGSFSNIVGLPMELLGRMLANWGA, from the coding sequence ATGGACCCGCACCCATCCAGAGCACTCGTACTCGCTTCCACCAGTCCGCGCCGGCGACAATTGCTGGCCGAGGCGGGATACGCGTTCGAAGTCACCTCGCCGCGATTTGAGGAGCCGGACGATCCGCTGCCGCACGTCACGCCGATGATGCATGTCGAATCGCTGGCCTACTACAAGGCGCGAAGCGTTGCGGGGGACTACTTTCAGCAGACGATTCTCTCGGCCGATACGCTGGCGTTTCACGACGACACGCTGATCGGCAAGCCTTCGGACGCTGACGACGCCCGCGCCATTCTCACGCGCCTGGCCGGCACGTCGCATCAGGTCATCACCGGCGTGGCCCTGCTCGCGCCGGCCTCGGGCCGCCGCCTGCTGCAGCATGACGTTTCCGTTATTCATATGCGCCCGCTGACCACCCGGCAGATCGATGAGTACATCGACACGGGCGAATGGCGCGGCAAGGCCGGGGCGTACGGCATCCAGGACCACGGCGACGAATTCGTGGAGCGATACGAAGGAAGCTTCTCCAACATCGTCGGGCTGCCGATGGAACTGCTCGGGCGCATGCTGGCCAACTGGGGCGCATGA
- the tuf gene encoding Elongation factor Tu, producing MAKEKFERTKPHVNVGTIGHVDHGKTTLTAAITAAQAAKGLAKFKAYDEVAKASEKDGRRDPTKILTIATSHVEYESEKRHYAHVDCPGHADYVKNMITGAAQMDGAILVVSAADGPMPQTREHVLLARQVNVPALVVFLNKVDLLDDPELLDLVELEIRELLNKYDFPGDKTPIIRGQANAALNNPKDPKATECITKLMEALDSFIPEPVRDSDKPFLMPVEDVFSIKGRGTVGTGRIERGIVKVGEEIEIIGLQKETRKCVVTGVEMFNKTLDEGHPGDNVGLLLRGIEKDELERGQVMAKPGSITPHTKFEAEVYVLTKEEGGRHTPFFNNYRPQLYVRTTDVTGSLKLLGGAEMCMPGDNVTLEVELISPIALEEGVRFAVREGGRTVGSGVVTKIIA from the coding sequence ATGGCCAAGGAAAAATTTGAACGAACAAAGCCACACGTCAACGTCGGCACCATCGGCCACGTCGACCACGGAAAGACCACGTTGACGGCCGCCATCACCGCCGCGCAAGCCGCGAAGGGACTGGCGAAGTTCAAGGCGTACGACGAAGTCGCCAAGGCCTCCGAGAAGGACGGCCGCCGCGACCCGACGAAGATTCTGACCATCGCGACGAGCCACGTCGAGTATGAGTCGGAAAAGCGTCACTACGCGCACGTCGACTGCCCCGGTCACGCCGACTACGTCAAGAACATGATCACCGGCGCCGCCCAGATGGACGGTGCGATCCTGGTGGTCAGCGCCGCCGACGGCCCGATGCCCCAGACGCGCGAGCACGTCCTGCTCGCCCGCCAGGTCAACGTGCCGGCGCTCGTCGTGTTCCTCAACAAGGTCGACCTGCTCGACGACCCCGAGCTGCTGGACCTCGTCGAGCTGGAAATCCGCGAGCTGCTCAACAAGTACGACTTCCCCGGCGACAAGACGCCGATCATTCGCGGTCAGGCCAACGCCGCCCTGAACAACCCCAAGGACCCGAAGGCCACCGAGTGCATCACCAAGTTGATGGAAGCCCTCGACTCCTTCATCCCCGAGCCGGTCCGCGATTCGGACAAGCCGTTCCTGATGCCCGTCGAAGACGTGTTCAGCATCAAGGGTCGCGGCACGGTCGGCACGGGTCGTATCGAGCGCGGCATTGTGAAGGTCGGCGAGGAAATCGAGATCATCGGCCTGCAGAAGGAAACGCGCAAGTGCGTCGTCACCGGCGTTGAAATGTTCAACAAGACGCTGGACGAAGGTCACCCCGGCGACAACGTCGGCCTGCTCCTTCGCGGCATTGAAAAGGACGAACTGGAGCGCGGTCAGGTCATGGCCAAGCCCGGCTCGATCACGCCGCACACCAAGTTCGAAGCCGAGGTGTACGTGCTGACCAAGGAGGAAGGCGGTCGTCACACGCCGTTCTTCAACAACTACCGGCCGCAGCTTTACGTGCGCACGACCGACGTGACCGGCAGCCTGAAGCTGCTGGGCGGCGCGGAAATGTGCATGCCGGGCGACAACGTGACCCTCGAGGTCGAGTTGATCTCGCCCATCGCCCTGGAAGAAGGCGTGCGGTTCGCCGTGCGCGAGGGCGGTCGCACGGTCGGCTCGGGTGTCGTTACGAAGATCATCGCCTAA
- the rpmG2 gene encoding 50S ribosomal protein L33 2: protein MAKANKREYVWLECTESGDLNYRTQVNVQQGIPEKLKGGLKKYSPRLRKHTLHKLKRK, encoded by the coding sequence ATGGCAAAGGCGAACAAACGGGAATATGTCTGGCTGGAATGCACCGAGTCGGGCGATTTGAACTATCGCACGCAGGTGAACGTGCAGCAGGGCATCCCGGAGAAACTCAAGGGCGGTTTGAAGAAATACAGCCCGCGTCTGCGAAAGCACACGCTCCACAAGTTGAAGAGGAAGTAG
- a CDS encoding preprotein translocase subunit SecE, translating into MSDVAVDHRDDERYESQGYSAPGEAAGERGFFDIYKPGQGFYTRVWSGIAFGAMACWFAYFLFEKFSILGNHATARYIQFGVATAAIVGLGLLGYWMLALNRKICDFMIATESEMKKVHWTSRREIIGSTKVVIFVMIALSLLLFVVDMLFLAAFSAAGVLKGGGVMEALKGLF; encoded by the coding sequence GTGTCCGACGTGGCGGTTGATCACCGGGACGACGAGCGATACGAGTCGCAGGGCTATTCCGCGCCAGGCGAGGCGGCCGGCGAGCGAGGCTTCTTCGACATCTACAAGCCCGGCCAGGGTTTTTATACGCGCGTCTGGAGCGGCATCGCCTTCGGCGCGATGGCCTGCTGGTTTGCCTACTTCCTGTTCGAGAAGTTCTCCATTCTCGGAAACCACGCAACGGCGCGGTACATCCAGTTCGGCGTCGCCACCGCGGCCATCGTCGGGCTCGGCTTGCTGGGCTACTGGATGCTCGCCCTGAACCGCAAGATATGCGATTTCATGATCGCCACCGAAAGTGAAATGAAGAAGGTCCACTGGACCAGCCGCCGCGAGATCATCGGCTCCACCAAAGTGGTGATCTTCGTGATGATTGCGTTGTCCCTTCTGCTGTTCGTCGTGGACATGCTGTTCCTGGCGGCCTTCTCCGCGGCCGGCGTCCTCAAGGGCGGCGGCGTCATGGAAGCTTTGAAAGGTCTGTTCTAA
- a CDS encoding hypothetical protein (Transcription termination/antitermination protein NusG) — MPEGDEHTTDTMMHGSSDAADTASEPVAAAAPKPAKPSGPRSMHWYVLRVASNREDQVCDALTRKVKIEHLDDRIGRILVPTQREKRMRGRVAKVFDRKLYPGYVFVEMATEEDGSIPEDVWFMVKDTMSVGDFIGSDGKPTPMKPHDVEKMLAVVEKSAEQPTLAGMAGMKKGDAIKVKEGPFENFEGEIDEVFPDKGQVRVIVTIFGRATPIDLEYWQLEMLEK; from the coding sequence ATGCCTGAAGGCGACGAACACACGACCGACACGATGATGCACGGCTCGTCCGACGCGGCTGATACCGCAAGCGAGCCGGTTGCGGCTGCCGCGCCGAAGCCCGCCAAACCGAGCGGTCCGCGCTCGATGCACTGGTACGTCCTGCGCGTCGCGTCCAACCGCGAGGATCAGGTCTGCGACGCCCTGACCCGAAAGGTCAAGATCGAGCATCTCGACGACCGCATCGGTCGCATCCTCGTGCCGACGCAGCGCGAGAAGCGAATGCGCGGCCGCGTCGCCAAGGTCTTCGACCGCAAACTCTACCCCGGCTACGTCTTTGTCGAGATGGCCACCGAAGAGGACGGCAGCATCCCCGAAGACGTCTGGTTCATGGTGAAGGACACCATGAGCGTCGGTGATTTCATCGGGTCCGACGGCAAGCCCACGCCGATGAAGCCGCACGACGTTGAGAAAATGCTCGCCGTCGTCGAGAAGTCGGCCGAGCAGCCGACCCTCGCAGGGATGGCCGGCATGAAGAAGGGCGACGCAATCAAGGTCAAGGAAGGCCCGTTTGAAAACTTTGAAGGTGAAATCGACGAGGTCTTCCCCGACAAGGGCCAGGTGCGCGTGATCGTGACGATCTTCGGCCGCGCGACGCCGATCGACCTCGAATACTGGCAACTGGAAATGCTGGAGAAGTAA
- the rplK gene encoding 50S ribosomal protein L11 has translation MAKKKKIPTAVFKVQGAGGQATPAPPIGPACGQYGVNPGQFVQQFNERSKHLNGMPVTAVVSVYADRTFDFVLKSPPASVLLKAAAQVAKGAGNPLKEKVGKVTQKQVDDICKTKMNDLNCWTVESARKIIAGTARNMGIEIEG, from the coding sequence ATGGCGAAGAAGAAGAAGATTCCGACAGCGGTGTTCAAGGTGCAGGGCGCCGGTGGCCAGGCCACTCCCGCTCCGCCCATCGGCCCGGCCTGCGGTCAGTACGGCGTCAATCCCGGTCAGTTCGTGCAGCAATTCAACGAACGAAGCAAACACCTGAACGGCATGCCGGTCACGGCCGTCGTCAGCGTCTATGCCGACCGCACGTTTGATTTTGTTCTCAAGAGCCCGCCCGCGTCGGTGCTGCTCAAGGCCGCGGCGCAGGTCGCCAAAGGCGCCGGCAACCCGCTGAAGGAGAAGGTCGGCAAGGTCACACAGAAGCAGGTGGACGACATCTGCAAGACCAAGATGAACGACCTGAATTGCTGGACGGTCGAATCGGCCCGCAAGATCATCGCCGGCACCGCCCGCAACATGGGCATCGAGATCGAGGGCTGA